One window from the genome of Rariglobus hedericola encodes:
- the serS gene encoding serine--tRNA ligase yields MLDPKLLRESPDLVRAAIAKKHLDVDLDAIVALDSAWRIQLQQVESLRGAQKAANAEMVKLPKGSPEFIAKVAEMKAVSAQVKEGELSLKDTEDKLKQLMMTLPNLPHASVPEGRTPEENVTFSTWGDIATLSPDAKAHWEIAGFEKLFDFARGSKVTGAGFPFYIGDGAKIVRALLHFFLDENGKAGYVEVNPPIFVNAASATATGQLPDKEGQMYEAVADGFYAVPTAEVPLTNFFRDEIIDETALPVKRCAYTPCFRREAGSYGKDVRGLNRLHQFDKVELLKWVHPSTSYDELDALRGDAEHLLQLLGLPYRVLLMCGGDLGFSQAKKFDIEVWSAGQKRWLEVSSCSNFETFQARRAQIRFRGKDGKPELVHTLNGSGLAVPRVLAALLENNLQADGRVKIPAALVPFFGKEYLTFA; encoded by the coding sequence ATGCTCGATCCCAAGCTCCTTCGTGAATCGCCCGACTTAGTCCGTGCGGCGATTGCCAAAAAACATCTCGACGTCGATCTCGATGCCATCGTTGCGCTGGACAGCGCGTGGCGAATCCAGCTTCAGCAGGTCGAGAGCCTGCGCGGTGCCCAAAAGGCCGCCAATGCCGAGATGGTGAAGCTGCCCAAGGGTTCCCCCGAGTTCATCGCCAAGGTCGCCGAGATGAAGGCCGTGTCGGCCCAGGTGAAGGAAGGCGAACTCAGCCTGAAGGACACCGAGGATAAGTTGAAACAGCTCATGATGACGCTGCCCAACCTCCCGCACGCATCCGTTCCCGAAGGCCGCACGCCCGAGGAAAACGTGACGTTCTCGACCTGGGGCGACATTGCCACGCTTTCGCCCGACGCGAAGGCACACTGGGAGATCGCCGGCTTCGAGAAACTCTTCGACTTCGCCCGCGGCTCCAAGGTCACCGGCGCAGGCTTCCCGTTCTACATCGGTGACGGTGCGAAGATCGTGCGTGCGCTGCTCCATTTCTTTTTGGATGAGAATGGCAAGGCCGGCTACGTGGAGGTTAACCCGCCGATCTTCGTCAACGCCGCCAGCGCCACGGCGACCGGCCAGCTGCCCGACAAGGAAGGCCAGATGTATGAAGCCGTCGCCGACGGTTTCTACGCCGTGCCCACCGCCGAGGTGCCGCTCACGAATTTCTTTCGCGACGAGATTATCGACGAAACCGCGCTGCCCGTGAAGCGTTGTGCCTACACGCCTTGCTTCCGTCGTGAAGCGGGCAGCTACGGCAAGGATGTGCGCGGCCTCAACCGCCTGCACCAGTTCGACAAGGTCGAGCTCCTGAAGTGGGTTCATCCGTCGACCAGCTACGACGAACTCGATGCGTTGCGCGGCGACGCCGAACACCTGCTGCAACTCCTCGGACTGCCTTATCGCGTGCTACTGATGTGCGGTGGCGACCTCGGTTTTTCGCAGGCCAAGAAGTTCGACATCGAGGTCTGGTCGGCCGGCCAGAAGCGTTGGTTGGAAGTGTCGAGCTGCTCGAACTTCGAAACGTTCCAGGCCCGTCGCGCCCAGATCCGTTTCCGTGGCAAAGACGGCAAGCCCGAGCTGGTTCACACGCTCAATGGCTCCGGTCTCGCCGTGCCCCGCGTGCTCGCCGCGCTCTTGGAAAACAACCTGCAGGCCGATGGACGCGTTAAAATTCCCGCCGCGCTCGTGCCGTTCTTCGGCAAGGAATACCTGACGTTTGCCTGA
- a CDS encoding glycosyltransferase family 25 protein codes for MTVSGNDFWASIDAIIVVNLDRRADRWADMQEHLQSVAPMAKVHRLSAVLGADLPGYGSSRWFRRTRRAGTWGGRAGCILSHRNALRLARSSGWQRILILEDDARLSPELNGPAGQKLAGYLTAENRPGVCYLGYTSPRGPARLLGTLDADHALYALRGASTTHAYIVDAALYHPLLDLLPQTDAGIWSWVARHTAIDRWYSLALTRMTTVAAVSPQLALQAPSLSDITARESSYVESGKGNELASLQGGSFTGMLAAASDCLSAIPRNLKYLLRCFRGF; via the coding sequence ATGACTGTATCCGGAAACGATTTCTGGGCATCCATAGATGCCATCATTGTCGTCAATCTGGATCGCCGGGCCGATCGCTGGGCCGACATGCAGGAGCATCTTCAATCGGTGGCTCCGATGGCGAAAGTCCACCGGTTATCCGCGGTGCTCGGTGCCGATCTGCCCGGTTACGGAAGCTCACGCTGGTTTCGTCGCACCCGTCGCGCCGGGACTTGGGGTGGACGCGCCGGCTGCATTCTATCGCACCGCAATGCCCTGCGCCTCGCCCGCTCAAGTGGCTGGCAACGGATTTTAATCCTTGAAGATGACGCCCGCCTGTCGCCGGAACTCAATGGACCGGCCGGCCAAAAACTGGCTGGATACCTCACCGCGGAAAACAGGCCGGGTGTATGTTATTTAGGATACACCTCGCCTCGTGGCCCCGCCCGCTTGTTGGGCACACTGGATGCGGACCATGCGCTTTATGCGTTGAGAGGCGCCAGCACCACGCACGCCTACATCGTGGATGCGGCACTCTATCACCCGCTGCTGGATTTGCTCCCGCAAACCGATGCAGGGATTTGGTCCTGGGTGGCGCGCCACACCGCGATTGATCGTTGGTATTCCCTCGCCCTCACTCGCATGACGACCGTGGCGGCAGTCTCACCACAATTGGCGCTGCAAGCCCCGTCGTTGTCCGATATCACAGCCCGGGAATCGTCTTACGTTGAGTCCGGCAAGGGCAATGAACTCGCATCACTCCAAGGCGGTTCATTCACGGGTATGTTGGCTGCTGCCAGCGACTGCCTCAGTGCAATCCCCCGAAATCTAAAATATCTGCTGCGTTGTTTCCGCGGATTTTAA
- a CDS encoding glycosyltransferase family 10 domain-containing protein: MKEFSADVMNADSGRELVVRVTIGFEVGGLEWFTPGRSMKIGRCRFLVHPPDNEPCDFWIVFGNAKPRETALVAPGNTLFIAGEPPAKKRYAKSFYRQFAHVVDTHHGSAHPRLVIDALALFWMVGLSWKRNAYTFGYDHLKALPVPEKSNRVSVVCSSTASTPGQRRRLEFLEKLKARLGDKIVHFGKGFTPIDDKMDAVWPHRFHLTLENSQSPHYWTEKLADAYLGWAFPLYVGCPNLSDYFPSDSFCALDMDDVDGAVATIERLLASPRNDAEIAAVRTARELELDVYNPFVRFAQWVEKFHSDAHAQTITIRSEKAFRPVRGWIYRLKHG, from the coding sequence ATGAAGGAGTTTTCGGCAGATGTGATGAACGCAGATTCCGGTCGCGAATTGGTTGTGCGCGTGACCATCGGATTTGAAGTGGGCGGACTGGAATGGTTCACTCCGGGACGAAGCATGAAAATCGGCCGGTGCCGTTTCCTTGTTCATCCACCCGATAACGAACCGTGTGATTTTTGGATCGTGTTCGGGAATGCCAAGCCGCGTGAAACCGCATTGGTTGCTCCAGGCAACACGTTGTTTATTGCAGGGGAACCACCGGCTAAGAAACGGTATGCGAAATCGTTCTATCGACAATTCGCCCACGTGGTGGATACGCATCATGGTTCCGCGCATCCCCGACTGGTTATAGACGCACTTGCACTCTTCTGGATGGTGGGATTGAGCTGGAAACGAAACGCCTACACCTTCGGCTATGATCATTTGAAGGCGCTTCCAGTTCCCGAAAAAAGCAATCGCGTGTCAGTGGTGTGTTCGAGCACCGCGAGCACTCCCGGTCAGCGGCGCAGACTTGAGTTCTTGGAAAAATTGAAGGCCCGGCTTGGTGACAAGATCGTGCACTTCGGGAAAGGGTTTACCCCCATTGATGATAAAATGGATGCCGTATGGCCGCATCGTTTTCATCTGACTTTGGAAAACAGCCAGAGCCCTCACTATTGGACTGAAAAACTGGCCGACGCTTATCTAGGGTGGGCATTTCCTCTTTATGTAGGTTGCCCGAATCTGTCGGACTATTTCCCTTCCGACTCATTCTGCGCTCTAGATATGGACGATGTCGATGGAGCGGTGGCAACGATTGAGCGATTGCTTGCGAGTCCGCGTAATGATGCGGAGATCGCCGCGGTGCGAACGGCCCGTGAACTCGAACTGGACGTCTACAATCCCTTCGTTCGTTTCGCTCAATGGGTTGAAAAATTCCACTCTGACGCTCACGCCCAAACGATAACTATACGCTCTGAAAAAGCCTTTCGACCGGTGCGTGGCTGGATCTATCGATTAAAGCACGGCTAA
- a CDS encoding glycosyltransferase family 10 domain-containing protein: MPDHTPLIRVKFLTKNPKADVSVEWSRFLPGGNPVLGGCHFLFDRNERNYDWLVVYDDMPSVAGERFTLWRESLACPRENTLLITTEPSTIKVYGKGFLRQFGHVLTSQEPWAIRHPGAIFSQTGLIWFYGGETEHANYDYISNHSPDAKQRDISTVCSSKQQRHTLHHDRFEFTRKFKEVYPDLDVFGHGVRFIADKAEALDPYRYHIAIENHVYRHHWTEKLSDCFLGLTLPFYHGCPNAADYFPEESFIPINIHNFEETSERIKQAIKDREFEKRLPALREARRLVLEEYCLFPLVSRLVRERTATTPISQQLSKSPVLLSRHAWRKAGPLNAISYGLEKTIVSLRQKNAARSA, encoded by the coding sequence ATGCCTGATCACACGCCATTAATCCGGGTGAAATTTCTCACCAAGAATCCCAAGGCGGATGTCTCCGTGGAGTGGAGCCGTTTCCTACCGGGCGGAAACCCCGTGCTCGGCGGATGCCATTTCTTATTCGATCGCAACGAACGCAACTACGACTGGCTGGTCGTCTATGATGATATGCCTTCGGTTGCTGGGGAACGATTCACCCTCTGGCGGGAATCCTTGGCCTGCCCTCGTGAAAACACGCTGCTCATCACCACGGAGCCCTCCACGATCAAGGTTTACGGGAAAGGGTTTTTGCGGCAGTTCGGGCATGTCCTGACGAGCCAGGAACCGTGGGCGATTCGCCACCCCGGAGCGATTTTCTCACAGACGGGCCTGATCTGGTTCTACGGCGGAGAAACGGAGCATGCGAATTACGATTATATCTCCAACCATTCGCCGGACGCGAAGCAGCGGGATATTTCCACAGTCTGCTCCTCCAAGCAGCAACGCCACACGCTGCACCACGACCGCTTCGAATTCACGCGGAAGTTCAAAGAGGTTTATCCGGACCTCGATGTGTTCGGACATGGCGTGCGCTTCATCGCAGACAAAGCCGAAGCGCTCGACCCCTATCGCTACCACATCGCGATCGAGAACCACGTCTATCGACATCACTGGACCGAAAAACTCTCCGACTGTTTTCTCGGACTCACTCTCCCCTTCTATCACGGCTGTCCGAATGCCGCGGATTATTTCCCCGAGGAAAGTTTTATTCCGATCAACATCCATAACTTCGAAGAAACCAGTGAACGCATCAAACAAGCGATCAAGGATCGTGAGTTCGAAAAACGCCTGCCGGCACTGCGTGAAGCGCGGAGATTGGTGCTGGAGGAATACTGTCTATTTCCGCTGGTGAGCAGGCTTGTTCGCGAACGAACAGCGACCACTCCAATTTCCCAGCAACTATCTAAATCGCCGGTCCTTCTCAGCCGGCATGCCTGGCGTAAGGCCGGCCCGTTGAACGCAATCTCCTACGGACTGGAAAAGACGATTGTTTCGCTAAGGCAAAAAAACGCCGCACGAAGTGCGTGA